The following proteins are co-located in the Candidatus Competibacteraceae bacterium genome:
- a CDS encoding HAMP domain-containing protein — protein MDRRGRVDTGYLAGLGLRRRHAAARPRRGRGARRLTKGDYGTRLAPQGRDELTALAEDFNHLAVALERNEDLRRRGMADISHELRTPVAVARAELDALIDGIRPCTKERLEQLQGRLLALVRLLDDLYDLALSDAGALDYRHGPLDLGEILEVAVGESRAAFADKGVELRLESDEELPMEGDRGRLRQVLDNVLGNSLRYTDPGGFTRVVATRAGAEIRVSVSDTPPGVTPEALERLFDRFYRVESSRSRAKGGAGLGLAICRSIIEAHRGSISAGAADSGGLEIEIRLPASDS, from the coding sequence TTGGATCGCCGTGGGCGCGTTGACACTGGCTATCTTGCTGGGCTGGGTCTTCGGAGAAGGCATGCTGCGGCGCGTCCGCGCCGTGGCCGGGGAGCCCGCCGACTGACCAAGGGGGACTACGGAACGCGGCTCGCGCCCCAAGGTCGGGACGAGCTGACGGCACTGGCGGAGGATTTCAATCACCTGGCCGTTGCGCTGGAACGCAACGAGGACCTTCGGCGCCGCGGCATGGCCGATATCTCCCACGAGCTGCGCACACCCGTTGCGGTGGCCAGGGCCGAGCTGGACGCGCTGATCGACGGGATAAGGCCTTGTACGAAGGAGCGCCTGGAGCAGCTCCAGGGCAGACTGCTCGCTCTGGTTCGACTGCTGGACGATCTTTATGACCTGGCCCTGTCGGATGCGGGCGCGCTCGACTATCGCCATGGCCCCCTGGACCTGGGGGAGATTCTCGAAGTCGCGGTTGGCGAGTCGCGGGCCGCCTTCGCCGACAAGGGTGTCGAGCTGCGGTTGGAGAGCGACGAGGAGCTGCCCATGGAGGGTGACCGGGGACGGCTGCGCCAGGTCCTGGACAATGTGCTCGGGAACAGCCTGCGCTACACGGACCCCGGCGGATTCACGCGGGTCGTGGCAACGCGAGCGGGGGCCGAGATCAGGGTATCGGTGTCGGACACGCCGCCGGGCGTTACCCCGGAAGCCCTGGAGCGCCTGTTCGACCGCTTCTACCGAGTGGAGTCCTCCCGCTCCCGGGCGAAAGGGGGCGCTGGGCTGGGGCTGGCCATCTGTCGCAGTATTATCGAGGCCCATCGCGGTAGTATCTCCGCGGGAGCCGCGGACTCCGGCGGTCTTGAGATCGAGATCCGCTTGCCCGCATCGGACTCGTGA
- a CDS encoding transposase yields MGSAFPILWVALDKKGNSNTQERIALMNRFLTIFGPQMIACLFADREFIGIQWFGYLIENQIKFVIRIKKNTQISNSRGVPVSAENLFEAYPVAALWFYRANEPCGGTLFM; encoded by the coding sequence ATCGGATCTGCTTTTCCTATACTATGGGTTGCTTTAGATAAAAAAGGCAACTCAAATACCCAAGAAAGAATAGCATTAATGAATCGATTCCTTACGATTTTCGGCCCGCAAATGATCGCCTGCTTGTTTGCGGATCGCGAGTTTATTGGGATTCAATGGTTTGGTTATCTTATTGAAAATCAAATTAAATTCGTAATACGCATCAAAAAGAATACGCAAATCTCTAACTCCCGAGGGGTCCCCGTCTCCGCCGAAAATCTTTTCGAGGCCTACCCCGTGGCAGCGCTCTGGTTTTATCGGGCCAACGAACCGTGTGGGGGCACTCTCTTTATGTGA
- a CDS encoding HAMP domain-containing protein: MCCRGNWRARFPELTAVAENISRGNFDRKIVGTERRDEIGALARAIERMAASIKLAFERLRKKPLNLHDRRAIGVCGWGGPFLRN; this comes from the coding sequence ATTTGCTGTCGCGGCAACTGGCGAGCCCGATTTCCGGAACTGACGGCCGTCGCCGAAAACATCAGCCGCGGCAACTTCGACCGGAAAATCGTCGGCACCGAACGCCGCGATGAAATCGGCGCCCTGGCCCGCGCCATCGAGCGGATGGCGGCCAGCATCAAACTGGCTTTCGAGCGGTTGCGCAAGAAGCCCCTAAACTTACATGATCGGCGCGCCATCGGCGTTTGCGGTTGGGGCGGCCCGTTCCTGAGAAACTGA